A genomic segment from Halomicroarcula saliterrae encodes:
- a CDS encoding winged helix-turn-helix transcriptional regulator, with the protein MERLRDQVEKESRDLSILGTVIDAGPIGIVRLAEETEIPEHKVRYSLRMLEDDGLVEPTPQGAVPADDIEERVADINAGLDRLIERLEELESAIPAAEAAE; encoded by the coding sequence ATGGAGAGATTACGCGATCAGGTCGAAAAAGAGAGCCGGGACCTGTCGATACTGGGGACCGTCATCGACGCCGGGCCGATAGGAATCGTGCGGTTGGCCGAAGAGACCGAAATTCCCGAACACAAGGTGCGGTACTCGCTGCGGATGCTGGAGGACGACGGGCTGGTCGAGCCGACGCCGCAGGGCGCGGTGCCGGCCGACGACATCGAGGAGCGCGTCGCGGACATCAACGCCGGGCTGGACCGGCTCATCGAGCGGCTGGAGGAACTGGAGTCGGCCATCCCGGCGGCCGAAGCGGCCGAGTGA